A stretch of Leptospira perdikensis DNA encodes these proteins:
- the batB gene encoding VWA domain-containing protein BatB: MIDINLIARVAITAIFLWVLLITGKLYLIIKANRFKKEHPNLKSRIYTPNTKIYLIRILSLLLALIFAFYSLFKIKSTEMESTKEFESADVLFVVDVSLSMNAIDVNPNRLKRFKDLALRILPNLKGNRIGIVVFAGQSFSFCPLTSDITAVSDYIQALGVEIVGAKGTDLAVALERVNKIRRKNNNISSQITVIVSDGEDHENQTPPPIVGEVMIWGIGTEEGGPIEYRDPGTGRGGYVTLDAGISESPTTSNLVVSKLNVERLKSLADQNSGVYYDVSFHADGAYALLDKLEIIKKQKIQTIEHFKNEDGAHPFLIAAFIFLFLERLLNLFLQKLPTGIYTLLIVSSFFNLSRLEAWELDPGGNSIERGIKSYHNKNYMESQKEFEKAKEYIRDDPRLLYNESTSAYQLGKYKDAIGLSEKILSHPKADNELKAKANFNLGNIYSRLGDKKNALKSYTKTLEIDPDYLSAKKNIEHLTKKKEEAQKNRGNEPQPNTTQKNNKENKKEEKSDAERILDPFSQDSILKNKKGGSTDNEKFW; encoded by the coding sequence ATGATCGATATAAACTTAATTGCCAGAGTTGCTATCACTGCGATATTCCTATGGGTTCTACTAATCACTGGTAAGTTATACCTCATTATCAAGGCAAATCGTTTTAAAAAAGAACATCCAAATCTAAAAAGTAGAATTTACACCCCTAATACAAAAATTTATTTGATAAGAATTCTAAGTCTCTTACTTGCCCTTATTTTTGCATTTTACTCACTATTTAAAATAAAATCTACTGAAATGGAATCAACAAAAGAATTCGAATCTGCAGACGTCTTATTTGTTGTAGATGTTAGTTTATCCATGAACGCAATTGACGTTAACCCAAACCGCCTCAAACGGTTTAAAGACTTAGCCCTCCGAATTCTACCCAACCTCAAAGGGAATCGAATCGGAATCGTTGTTTTTGCCGGGCAATCCTTTTCTTTCTGCCCTTTAACATCGGATATCACTGCAGTCTCGGATTACATACAAGCGTTAGGTGTTGAGATAGTTGGAGCAAAAGGCACTGATCTTGCTGTTGCCCTAGAAAGAGTCAACAAAATCAGACGGAAAAACAACAATATATCCTCGCAAATTACCGTAATCGTTTCTGATGGAGAAGATCACGAAAATCAAACTCCTCCACCAATCGTAGGTGAGGTAATGATCTGGGGGATTGGTACTGAAGAAGGAGGACCTATTGAATACCGCGATCCAGGAACCGGAAGAGGGGGCTATGTGACTCTGGATGCAGGTATATCCGAATCTCCCACAACATCCAATTTGGTGGTTTCAAAACTGAATGTAGAAAGATTAAAATCCCTTGCAGACCAAAACAGCGGAGTCTATTACGATGTTTCCTTTCATGCTGATGGTGCTTACGCTTTGTTAGATAAACTAGAAATAATAAAAAAACAAAAAATACAAACGATTGAACATTTCAAAAACGAAGATGGAGCACACCCATTTTTAATTGCCGCTTTTATTTTCCTATTTTTAGAGCGGCTATTGAATCTTTTTTTACAAAAACTACCAACAGGAATTTACACATTACTCATCGTTTCCTCTTTTTTTAACCTCAGCCGCTTAGAAGCTTGGGAATTAGATCCGGGGGGAAATTCTATTGAACGAGGTATCAAATCTTATCATAACAAGAACTACATGGAAAGCCAAAAGGAATTTGAAAAAGCAAAAGAATATATCAGAGATGACCCTAGACTTTTGTATAATGAATCTACTTCTGCCTATCAATTAGGCAAATATAAAGATGCCATCGGACTTTCCGAAAAGATTCTTTCTCATCCAAAAGCAGACAACGAACTAAAGGCAAAAGCCAATTTTAATCTCGGAAATATCTACTCTCGATTAGGTGACAAAAAGAACGCACTTAAGTCTTACACAAAAACTCTAGAAATAGATCCTGACTATCTATCGGCTAAAAAAAACATTGAACACTTAACCAAAAAGAAAGAAGAAGCCCAAAAAAATCGAGGGAACGAACCACAACCTAACACGACACAGAAGAACAATAAAGAAAACAAAAAAGAAGAGAAATCTGATGCCGAGAGAATCTTAGATCCTTTTTCGCAAGACTCCATCCTAAAAAACAAAAAGGGAGGTTCTACTGATAATGAAAAGTTCTGGTAA